In the genome of Armatimonadota bacterium, one region contains:
- a CDS encoding peptidase M55 yields the protein MRIYISVDMEGITGVAAGKHVQPGEKDYDRFRRLMTQDANAAIEGALEAGATEAVVSDGHGPMTNLLVEELHPEARLISGSNKLLCQMEGIDGGFDAAFFVGYHQREGGGDGILNHTLVGKIVYEVRLNGEPADEAAINAATAGAFSVPVALVTGDSAVCADASRRLPGVVVAPVKEPVDRTVGLSLTPSRAHALIRARAADAVRAVRDGGVKPYRPATPVTFEVDFKRTAPAHMATLFPGVERRGPRTIAITDPDYVRAFKLFWGCLIVGMAASEGLF from the coding sequence GTGCGCATCTATATCTCCGTGGACATGGAGGGCATCACCGGCGTCGCCGCCGGCAAGCACGTGCAGCCGGGCGAGAAGGACTACGACCGGTTCCGGCGCCTGATGACCCAGGACGCCAACGCCGCGATAGAGGGGGCACTGGAAGCAGGCGCGACCGAGGCCGTGGTCAGCGACGGGCACGGCCCGATGACCAATCTGCTCGTGGAGGAACTCCATCCGGAGGCGCGGCTGATAAGCGGCAGCAACAAGCTGCTCTGCCAGATGGAGGGCATAGACGGCGGGTTCGACGCCGCGTTCTTCGTCGGGTATCACCAGCGCGAGGGCGGCGGTGACGGCATCCTGAACCACACGCTCGTCGGCAAGATCGTCTACGAGGTGCGGCTGAACGGCGAGCCCGCGGACGAGGCCGCTATCAACGCCGCCACGGCCGGCGCGTTCAGCGTGCCGGTCGCCCTGGTGACCGGCGACAGCGCGGTCTGCGCCGATGCCTCTCGCCGCCTGCCCGGTGTCGTGGTTGCGCCGGTGAAGGAACCGGTTGACCGCACGGTCGGGCTGAGCCTGACCCCAAGCCGGGCGCACGCGCTGATCCGCGCGCGCGCCGCGGATGCGGTGCGCGCGGTTCGGGACGGCGGCGTAAAACCGTACCGGCCTGCGACACCGGTGACCTTCGAGGTGGACTTCAAGCGCACGGCTCCGGCGCACATGGCCACGCTGTTCCCGGGCGTGGAGCGCCGCGGCCCGCGGACTATAGCCATCACCGACCCTGACTATGTGCGGGCGTTCAAGCTGTTCTGGGGATGCCTGATCGTGGGGATGGCGGCCTCGGAGGGGCTGTTCTAG
- a CDS encoding sugar phosphate isomerase/epimerase has product MQGGGGRRDGDAGMGTPERSKGDGEGVMGMKFGVCAWIYGDAPLEDTLGRIAAAGYDGVELPGEPDRWAPEEVRRALSRHNLAPLALTASCMFPQTPRDLANPDRAIREQAVRYIVDCLRFAREVGAPLVQMLPSGETRLRPKASRDDEWWWSVEGMRAAAVEAERTGVRIAIEPLNRYEAYLITTASDALAYLAEVDSRWVGLTLDTFHASIEEPDIAGAIRAAGKHLFHFHLGDTNRQALGRGHLDLPSVMEALRATGYAGAAVLEVMPPGPDPFQSIKDNRSPQVLDGYLAESLARLRAYA; this is encoded by the coding sequence ATGCAGGGGGGCGGAGGGCGCAGGGATGGTGACGCAGGGATGGGCACGCCGGAGCGGTCAAAGGGTGATGGTGAAGGGGTGATGGGGATGAAGTTTGGCGTCTGCGCGTGGATCTACGGGGATGCGCCCCTCGAAGACACGCTGGGTAGAATCGCGGCCGCGGGCTACGACGGCGTCGAGCTGCCGGGCGAGCCCGACCGCTGGGCGCCGGAGGAGGTGCGGCGGGCGCTCTCTCGCCACAACCTGGCACCGCTGGCGCTTACCGCGTCGTGCATGTTCCCGCAGACGCCGCGCGATCTCGCCAACCCTGATCGCGCAATCCGGGAGCAGGCAGTGCGCTACATTGTGGATTGCCTGCGGTTCGCCAGGGAGGTGGGCGCGCCGCTCGTCCAGATGCTGCCGTCGGGCGAGACGCGCCTCCGTCCGAAGGCGTCGCGCGATGACGAGTGGTGGTGGTCGGTCGAGGGGATGCGGGCCGCCGCGGTCGAGGCCGAACGGACGGGCGTTCGGATCGCCATCGAACCGCTCAACCGGTACGAGGCGTACCTGATCACGACGGCGAGCGATGCGCTCGCGTACCTGGCCGAGGTGGACTCGCGGTGGGTCGGGCTCACGCTCGACACCTTCCACGCCAGCATCGAGGAGCCGGACATAGCAGGGGCGATCAGGGCGGCCGGGAAGCATCTCTTTCACTTCCACCTGGGCGACACGAACCGGCAGGCACTGGGACGCGGGCACCTCGATCTGCCCTCGGTCATGGAGGCGCTCCGCGCGACCGGCTACGCCGGCGCGGCCGTACTGGAAGTCATGCCACCGGGACCCGATCCCTTCCAGTCAATAAAGGACAACCGGTCACCGCAGGTGTTGGACGGGTACCTGGCCGAGTCGCTCGCGCGGCTGCGGGCATACGCCTGA